A genomic region of Christiangramia sp. OXR-203 contains the following coding sequences:
- a CDS encoding cation:proton antiporter, translated as MEIPILQDIVIILGLSIVIILVFQKLKLPAILGFLLAGIIAGPHAFNLISSQHDVELLSEIGIIFLLFVIGIELSLKGLASIKKIIFLGGGLQVGGTILATAGISTALGLPLNTSIFLGFLFSLSSTAIVLKLLQEKGEISTPHGKIGLGILIFQDIVVVPMMLFTPLLAGETPNILTTVGIMILKILLVLVIVYILAKYVAPKIFGWVVKTKNQELFILTVVVFCFGVAWLTSTVGLSLALGAFFAGLIISESDYSHQATANVLPFREIFISFFFISVGTLLNLDFFAENILIIIGLVLAVVLLKMLVIGVTVLILKFPARTMFLAIFSLFQVGEFSLLLSGVGKESGIIPENIYQYFLAISIITMGITPFLIESAPRITYALLKAPIPPAVRKRLENIKRSTKADEEFSEENLKDHLVLIGYGINGSNISKAAQKAEIPYVIIDANPEAFDKAKELKEPVIFGDAINTTILKHAHVQEARVIVIAISDAGATRKMLTSIRQLTKTATIIVRTKYVKEMEEVLRLGADEVIPEEFETSIEIFTRVLKKYLVPFDEIQEFINQIRSSDYEMLTSMKKRPHSPALQHLNIPNREIVTLKVNRDNRQIVGKSIEDSGIGKNFQVTLLAIQRDRRYLTEISPKTIIEQGDLLYLFGHPSNINHLNDQLSFK; from the coding sequence ATGGAAATTCCAATCCTTCAGGATATTGTTATTATACTAGGATTATCGATCGTGATCATTCTCGTATTCCAGAAGTTGAAACTACCAGCAATTCTGGGATTTCTTCTTGCTGGAATCATAGCCGGCCCGCATGCTTTTAATTTAATTAGTTCGCAGCATGATGTAGAATTGCTTTCAGAAATAGGAATTATTTTCCTGCTTTTCGTTATTGGGATCGAATTATCATTAAAAGGTCTGGCGTCCATCAAGAAGATCATATTTCTTGGTGGTGGATTACAGGTTGGAGGTACCATTCTTGCTACTGCTGGAATATCAACCGCCTTGGGATTACCTTTAAACACTTCTATTTTCCTGGGGTTCCTGTTTAGTTTAAGTAGTACGGCGATCGTTTTAAAACTACTTCAGGAGAAAGGGGAAATTTCCACACCACATGGAAAAATAGGTCTGGGAATCCTTATTTTCCAGGATATCGTGGTAGTTCCTATGATGCTTTTTACACCCTTGCTTGCCGGAGAAACTCCAAATATTCTTACCACAGTAGGGATCATGATCTTAAAGATCTTACTGGTATTGGTGATCGTATATATTCTTGCAAAGTATGTCGCGCCTAAGATCTTTGGATGGGTCGTAAAGACAAAGAACCAGGAATTATTTATTCTTACGGTCGTCGTATTCTGTTTTGGGGTGGCATGGTTAACTTCTACGGTCGGTTTATCATTAGCTTTGGGAGCGTTTTTCGCCGGACTCATTATTTCTGAATCAGATTACAGTCACCAGGCTACCGCTAACGTATTACCCTTTAGAGAAATATTTATAAGCTTTTTCTTTATCTCTGTAGGGACACTGCTGAACCTTGATTTCTTTGCTGAAAATATTCTGATCATTATTGGTCTTGTACTCGCGGTTGTATTATTAAAAATGCTTGTTATTGGAGTTACAGTACTTATTCTGAAGTTTCCAGCTAGAACCATGTTCCTGGCTATATTTAGTCTCTTCCAGGTTGGTGAATTCTCCCTGTTACTTTCTGGAGTAGGAAAAGAAAGTGGTATTATTCCTGAAAATATTTATCAGTACTTCCTCGCCATTTCTATTATTACGATGGGTATTACTCCTTTCCTGATTGAATCTGCTCCAAGGATCACCTATGCACTTCTGAAGGCACCGATTCCTCCAGCAGTTAGAAAAAGACTGGAAAACATTAAGAGAAGCACTAAGGCTGATGAGGAATTTTCCGAAGAGAATCTGAAGGATCATCTTGTACTTATTGGATACGGGATCAATGGTTCCAACATATCCAAAGCTGCACAAAAGGCTGAAATTCCATATGTGATCATTGATGCAAATCCGGAAGCATTTGATAAAGCAAAAGAGCTTAAAGAACCTGTAATATTCGGGGACGCGATCAATACAACGATCCTGAAACATGCGCATGTGCAGGAAGCCAGGGTTATCGTAATTGCAATATCAGATGCTGGTGCGACCAGGAAAATGCTTACTTCGATAAGACAATTAACCAAAACCGCTACTATTATTGTTCGTACCAAGTATGTCAAAGAAATGGAAGAAGTCCTGAGATTGGGAGCAGACGAAGTGATCCCGGAAGAATTTGAAACTTCCATCGAAATCTTTACCAGGGTTCTAAAGAAATATCTTGTGCCCTTTGATGAAATCCAGGAGTTTATCAACCAGATTAGATCTTCAGATTATGAGATGCTGACTTCCATGAAGAAAAGACCGCACTCCCCTGCCCTGCAACACCTGAACATTCCGAACAGGGAGATCGTTACTCTAAAAGTGAATCGGGACAACCGGCAGATCGTAGGAAAATCCATCGAAGATTCTGGTATTGGAAAGAACTTCCAGGTCACCTTGCTTGCGATACAGAGAGATCGCAGGTATTTAACTGAGATCTCACCAAAAACAATTATTGAACAAGGTGATTTATTATACCTGTTTGGTCATCCAAGTAATATCAACCATCTAAATGACCAACTTTCTTTCAAGTAA
- the proC gene encoding pyrroline-5-carboxylate reductase: protein MKTLVIGAGNMGLTYAEGMAQSAMLNRRNLMVFDKSADVIARLRDLDHFDVYESLEECLPKADMVFVAVKPYHCDELFEEMKPMVNKDQIFVSLMAGITIEKIQNGLGVKKVVRSMPNLPAQVGKGVTSYTESKEVSRVELLMVRNLLDTTGESIHVKNENFIDASTGISGSGPAYVFYFMNSMLEAALKMGFSKNDSKVLVSQTFEGAVELFNQNDLSPDTWMDRVASKGGTTRAALDSMDDNNVKELIKDAAYAAFDRAVELGEEK, encoded by the coding sequence ATGAAAACATTAGTAATTGGAGCAGGAAACATGGGATTAACTTACGCTGAAGGGATGGCACAATCTGCCATGCTTAACAGGAGAAATCTTATGGTATTCGATAAATCAGCAGATGTGATTGCAAGACTTAGAGACCTGGATCACTTTGATGTTTATGAATCACTTGAGGAATGCCTGCCCAAGGCTGATATGGTTTTTGTCGCCGTTAAGCCTTATCACTGTGATGAGCTTTTTGAGGAAATGAAGCCAATGGTAAACAAGGATCAGATATTTGTTTCCTTAATGGCTGGTATCACCATAGAGAAAATTCAGAATGGATTGGGTGTTAAGAAAGTGGTTAGATCTATGCCCAATCTACCAGCACAGGTAGGAAAGGGAGTCACTTCCTATACAGAATCCAAGGAAGTTTCCAGAGTGGAACTTCTAATGGTTCGTAATCTTTTGGATACTACTGGAGAATCTATACACGTAAAGAATGAAAATTTTATTGATGCTTCTACTGGTATTTCAGGTAGTGGACCAGCTTATGTATTCTATTTTATGAATTCGATGCTGGAAGCTGCTCTTAAAATGGGCTTCAGTAAAAATGACTCCAAAGTATTAGTAAGCCAGACTTTTGAAGGGGCCGTGGAACTTTTCAACCAGAATGATCTAAGCCCAGACACCTGGATGGACCGTGTAGCCTCGAAAGGAGGAACTACCAGGGCAGCATTAGATTCTATGGATGATAATAATGTTAAGGAACTTATTAAGGATGCAGCCTACGCTGCTTTCGACAGAGCCGTTGAACTCGGAGAAGAAAAATAA
- a CDS encoding glutamate-5-semialdehyde dehydrogenase — translation MKLIKSDTKNNVLKSMMNILDKRRQEIIAANKKDLDAFTKDDRAMYDRLIVDEKKVDGMIQSVKEVMEQDDPVGQVIEHRKLDTGLDITNKTAPFGNIMIIYESRPDVTIEAAVLAFKANNRIYLKGGKEAIESNKILEECWHEALEENGLGKEWIKLLHLDRTETQEFLKNPPEQLDLIVPRGGERLIAFVKEHATGAVLVSGRGNNFLYVSKNADFDIAKKVMLNAKIDKISGCNALDKVLVDTNIEGYESKLKELEKLFSDNKVEILVDDKVSEVLTDQAKVQSEDTWYEEFLAMKIVIGAVDGLDNSIEKINQYSGGHSASIITTDKEEATTFMEQVDSAAVYHNASTRFTDGGQMGVGAELAISTYKLHHRGPLGLKQLVTNKYYVLGEGHVRV, via the coding sequence ATGAAGTTGATAAAATCAGATACTAAAAATAACGTACTTAAGTCTATGATGAATATTCTGGACAAAAGACGCCAGGAAATTATAGCAGCGAATAAAAAAGATCTGGATGCCTTTACGAAAGATGATCGGGCTATGTATGACCGATTGATCGTTGATGAGAAAAAAGTAGACGGCATGATCCAGTCTGTAAAAGAGGTGATGGAACAGGATGATCCGGTTGGCCAGGTAATCGAACATAGAAAACTGGATACTGGACTGGATATTACGAACAAAACGGCTCCATTTGGAAATATCATGATCATTTATGAATCCAGACCCGATGTGACTATTGAAGCGGCTGTTCTAGCTTTCAAAGCAAACAACAGGATCTATCTGAAAGGTGGTAAGGAAGCAATTGAAAGTAACAAAATACTTGAGGAATGCTGGCATGAAGCACTTGAAGAAAACGGATTAGGTAAGGAGTGGATCAAACTTTTACACCTGGATAGAACCGAAACTCAGGAATTTCTGAAAAATCCACCAGAGCAATTAGACCTTATCGTACCACGTGGCGGCGAGAGATTGATCGCGTTTGTGAAAGAACATGCAACCGGAGCAGTGTTAGTTTCGGGACGAGGAAACAACTTCCTGTATGTTTCTAAAAATGCCGATTTTGATATCGCCAAAAAAGTAATGCTGAATGCTAAGATCGACAAGATCTCAGGTTGTAATGCTTTAGATAAGGTATTGGTAGATACTAATATTGAAGGGTATGAATCTAAACTGAAAGAACTGGAAAAATTATTCAGCGATAATAAAGTTGAAATTCTGGTAGATGATAAAGTCTCTGAAGTTCTTACAGATCAAGCTAAAGTACAATCTGAAGATACCTGGTATGAGGAGTTTCTAGCGATGAAAATTGTGATTGGAGCTGTAGACGGACTTGATAATTCTATTGAGAAGATCAACCAGTACTCTGGAGGTCACTCTGCTTCGATCATTACAACAGATAAAGAAGAAGCAACCACATTTATGGAGCAGGTAGATTCAGCAGCAGTATATCACAATGCTTCCACCCGCTTTACCGACGGTGGGCAAATGGGCGTTGGAGCTGAACTTGCAATTTCAACCTACAAGCTTCACCATAGAGGACCTTTAGGTCTTAAACAATTGGTTACCAATAAATATTACGTATTGGGTGAAGGACATGTAAGAGTATAA
- the proB gene encoding glutamate 5-kinase, translating into MDKKRRIVVKVGTNVMTNKDNRILGPILKSLVRQIATLYEEDIMVVLVSSGSAIAGKEILGQINIEDASKRRQVYSSVGQPRMMRHYYSIFHDYGMRCAQVLATKRDFSPGIHRENMINCYESLLSEGIIPIANEDDAVSVTMSMFSDNDELASLVAELIGAEKLIILSDTDGLYTGHPEHDDSEKLNKVQIDENVEKYVQQSEKGEGEGRGGMESKIKIAKGTAAKGIVTYIANGKREDVILDIMAGKPVGTKFTS; encoded by the coding sequence ATGGATAAGAAAAGAAGAATTGTCGTGAAAGTTGGAACCAATGTGATGACCAACAAGGACAACAGAATTTTGGGACCAATATTGAAAAGTTTGGTGCGACAGATCGCAACATTATATGAAGAAGATATCATGGTTGTCCTCGTCTCTTCCGGATCTGCAATTGCAGGTAAAGAAATTCTAGGACAGATTAATATTGAAGACGCTAGCAAACGTAGGCAGGTGTACTCTTCTGTAGGACAACCTAGAATGATGCGTCATTATTATAGCATTTTTCATGACTACGGAATGCGATGCGCACAGGTATTAGCTACCAAAAGAGATTTTAGCCCGGGAATACACCGTGAGAATATGATCAATTGTTATGAATCCTTGTTATCTGAAGGAATTATTCCAATCGCGAATGAAGATGATGCTGTTTCAGTAACTATGTCTATGTTCTCTGATAATGATGAACTAGCTAGTTTAGTTGCAGAATTGATCGGCGCTGAAAAGCTAATTATCCTTAGTGATACAGATGGTCTTTATACTGGACATCCTGAGCATGACGATTCAGAAAAATTAAATAAAGTACAGATTGATGAAAATGTAGAAAAATACGTTCAGCAATCTGAGAAAGGTGAAGGCGAAGGTCGAGGAGGAATGGAATCCAAGATCAAGATCGCTAAAGGTACTGCAGCCAAAGGCATTGTAACCTATATCGCTAACGGTAAACGTGAAGATGTGATTCTGGACATAATGGCCGGAAAACCTGTAGGTACGAAGTTTACCTCGTAA
- the thrC gene encoding threonine synthase, translating to MKYYSLNNKEHHSDFENAVVRGLAPDKGLYFPERIPQLSSEFISNLKSLNSTEIGMHVISPFVSNEIPETELQKILEETLSFNFPVKKIEPDVSVLELFHGPTLAFKDVGARFMAGSLGYFIKKGNLGKVTVLVATSGDTGGAVANGFLGVDGIDVVILYPKGKVSEIQEKQLTTLGENIQAIEVDGNFDDCQGMVKKAFLDSEITDRRQLTSANSINLARWLPQMFYYFLAYRQLETKNKVAFSVPSGNFGNICAGLLAKKMGLPIDTFVAANNANDTVTRFMESQDYQAKQSVQTISNAMDVGDPSNFVRILELFGHHFKDLKKHLMAMSYTDSETNTAIRSVYEKHNYLMDPHGAVGYLGLKDFLKINSEYNGVFLETAHPVKFLKTVEKASGAKVSIPESIAGILNKKKKSFQLSTYGELKEFLLEDY from the coding sequence ATGAAGTACTATAGTCTTAACAATAAAGAACATCATAGCGATTTTGAAAATGCGGTGGTACGCGGACTTGCACCCGACAAAGGACTTTATTTTCCAGAGAGGATTCCGCAGTTATCGAGCGAATTCATAAGCAACCTGAAGAGCCTGAATTCCACAGAAATTGGGATGCATGTCATTTCTCCATTCGTTAGCAATGAAATTCCTGAGACTGAGCTTCAAAAAATCCTGGAAGAAACGCTTTCCTTCAATTTTCCGGTGAAAAAGATTGAGCCAGATGTTTCAGTGCTGGAATTATTTCACGGTCCAACCCTGGCCTTCAAGGATGTAGGAGCACGATTTATGGCGGGTAGTCTTGGCTATTTTATTAAGAAGGGAAATTTAGGAAAGGTCACCGTATTAGTAGCAACTTCAGGTGATACCGGTGGTGCTGTAGCCAATGGATTTCTGGGTGTTGATGGGATTGATGTAGTTATTCTTTACCCTAAAGGAAAAGTGAGTGAAATCCAGGAGAAGCAATTAACTACTCTGGGAGAAAACATACAGGCGATCGAAGTTGATGGAAATTTCGATGATTGCCAGGGAATGGTAAAAAAAGCTTTTCTCGATAGTGAAATCACAGATCGCCGGCAACTTACCTCAGCGAACTCGATCAACCTGGCTAGATGGTTACCTCAAATGTTCTATTACTTCCTTGCCTACAGGCAGTTAGAAACAAAAAATAAGGTAGCTTTTTCAGTGCCAAGTGGAAATTTTGGAAATATTTGTGCAGGACTACTGGCAAAAAAGATGGGGTTACCTATAGATACATTTGTCGCGGCTAATAATGCCAATGATACGGTAACCAGGTTTATGGAATCTCAGGATTACCAGGCTAAACAAAGTGTCCAGACCATTTCGAATGCTATGGATGTGGGTGATCCCAGCAACTTTGTGCGTATCCTGGAATTATTTGGACATCACTTTAAAGATCTCAAAAAACATTTGATGGCTATGAGCTATACCGACTCCGAGACTAACACAGCCATTAGATCGGTTTACGAAAAACACAATTATTTGATGGATCCTCATGGAGCTGTTGGTTATCTTGGTCTTAAGGACTTTTTGAAGATAAATTCTGAATATAACGGCGTGTTTTTAGAAACAGCGCATCCAGTCAAATTTCTGAAAACTGTAGAAAAAGCTTCTGGAGCAAAAGTAAGTATACCCGAGTCTATAGCAGGAATTCTGAATAAAAAGAAGAAATCCTTTCAGTTAAGCACGTATGGCGAGTTGAAAGAATTTCTTCTGGAAGATTATTAA
- a CDS encoding homoserine kinase, with amino-acid sequence MEEIKIFAPATVANLSCGFDVLGCCLQNVGDEMLVKKNDLNELRITKITGADLPMEIHKNVAGVAVLALLERLGSKQGFDIEIDKKIRSGSGIGSSAASSAGAVYAVNKLLDDPFTSKELIEFAMQGELLASGNAHADNVAPALLGGFSLVRSYDPLEILGLPAPSEIRMVVLHPMIEIKTRDSRAIIKQNVTLASAIAQWGNLGAFVSALYTNDYELMGRSLHDAIVEPVRSILIPYFDDLKKHALDKGALGFGISGSGPSVFAMCKGDTAAEEVRSGFITFLKDKDMGFELHVSEINKSGIRIL; translated from the coding sequence ATGGAAGAAATTAAAATATTCGCTCCGGCTACGGTCGCTAATTTATCCTGTGGTTTTGATGTACTTGGATGTTGCCTGCAGAACGTAGGTGATGAGATGCTGGTAAAAAAGAATGATCTAAATGAGCTTCGTATTACTAAAATTACTGGCGCAGATCTTCCAATGGAAATTCATAAGAACGTTGCTGGTGTTGCCGTTCTCGCTCTTCTGGAAAGACTTGGTTCGAAGCAGGGTTTTGATATCGAGATCGATAAAAAGATTCGGTCTGGAAGCGGAATTGGGAGTAGCGCTGCAAGTTCTGCAGGAGCGGTTTATGCAGTTAATAAACTTCTTGACGATCCTTTTACTAGCAAGGAGTTGATCGAGTTTGCGATGCAGGGTGAATTACTTGCCAGTGGAAATGCTCATGCAGATAACGTTGCTCCGGCTTTACTAGGTGGCTTCAGTCTGGTTAGAAGTTATGATCCACTGGAAATTCTTGGACTACCTGCACCTTCCGAGATAAGAATGGTCGTTCTTCATCCAATGATAGAAATTAAAACCCGGGATTCTCGAGCGATCATAAAACAGAATGTTACCCTGGCATCGGCCATTGCTCAATGGGGAAATCTGGGAGCTTTTGTCAGTGCGCTTTATACTAATGATTACGAGCTTATGGGAAGAAGTCTACACGACGCTATTGTAGAACCTGTTCGTTCCATTTTGATCCCATACTTCGATGACTTGAAAAAACATGCTTTAGATAAAGGAGCCCTGGGCTTTGGAATCTCGGGTTCAGGACCTTCAGTTTTTGCTATGTGTAAAGGTGATACTGCCGCAGAAGAAGTGAGGTCAGGTTTCATCACTTTTCTTAAGGATAAGGATATGGGATTTGAACTGCATGTTTCAGAAATTAATAAATCAGGAATCAGAATATTATGA
- a CDS encoding S10 family peptidase → MKKIHLLILAFTFFSSSAVAQKVEIPKDTMVSTSHSVKINGKSIDYTAETGMMPLWNESGTPIASLFYTYYKRKNINNTEDRPLVISFNGGPGSASVWMHIAYTGPRVLKIDDEGFPVQPYGIKENPHSILDVADIVYVNPVNTGFSRPIPDAEGNVDKERFFGVQADITYLAEWLSTFVTRKNRWLSPKYLIGESYGTTRVSGLALELQNSQWMYLNGVILVSPTEIGIDREGPVEVANRLPYFAAAAWYHKMLPSTLQQKDLEELLPEVESYAINELLPVLMKGGFVDAEKKNEVAEKMAEYSGIKKEVILQNNMEVPFQYFWKELLRDKEGYTVGRLDSRYKGLDARNSGDSPDYNSELTSWLHSFTPAINHYLRNDLQFNSDLKYFMFGPVHPWDRSGNNSGEMLRQAMAQNPNLDVLIQSGYFDGATTYFNAKYSMWQLDQSGRMKDRLSFKGYRSGHMMYLRSEDLQKANDDLRDFINNTLPVKEQSAKY, encoded by the coding sequence ATGAAAAAAATACATTTACTCATTCTCGCATTTACTTTCTTCTCTTCCAGTGCCGTGGCACAAAAAGTTGAGATTCCAAAGGACACTATGGTGAGTACCAGTCATTCAGTAAAAATAAATGGGAAATCTATTGACTATACTGCGGAAACTGGTATGATGCCGCTCTGGAATGAAAGCGGAACTCCAATTGCCAGTCTATTTTACACCTATTATAAGCGTAAAAATATAAATAATACTGAAGACCGCCCATTGGTCATTTCCTTTAATGGTGGACCCGGTTCTGCTTCCGTTTGGATGCATATTGCCTATACTGGTCCAAGGGTTTTGAAGATCGATGATGAAGGTTTTCCTGTGCAACCTTACGGAATTAAAGAAAATCCGCACTCTATTCTGGACGTGGCAGATATCGTTTATGTGAACCCCGTAAATACAGGGTTTTCAAGACCTATCCCAGATGCTGAAGGTAATGTTGACAAAGAGAGGTTTTTTGGAGTGCAGGCAGATATCACGTATCTGGCTGAATGGCTAAGTACTTTTGTAACCAGAAAAAATAGATGGCTATCACCAAAATACCTCATTGGTGAAAGCTATGGAACCACCCGTGTTTCTGGATTGGCTCTGGAATTGCAAAATAGTCAGTGGATGTATTTAAACGGCGTAATTCTCGTTTCTCCTACTGAAATTGGTATAGATCGGGAAGGTCCGGTTGAGGTAGCCAACAGGCTTCCTTACTTTGCCGCGGCTGCGTGGTACCATAAAATGCTACCTTCAACACTACAACAAAAAGATCTTGAAGAGCTGTTACCGGAAGTAGAGTCTTATGCGATCAATGAACTTTTGCCGGTTCTTATGAAAGGTGGTTTTGTAGACGCTGAAAAAAAGAACGAAGTCGCAGAAAAAATGGCTGAATATTCCGGTATTAAAAAGGAGGTCATTCTTCAGAATAATATGGAAGTACCTTTTCAGTATTTCTGGAAAGAACTATTAAGAGATAAAGAGGGTTACACCGTTGGCCGATTGGATTCTCGTTACAAAGGTCTCGACGCCAGGAACTCAGGGGATTCTCCAGATTACAACTCAGAGTTGACTTCATGGTTACACTCTTTTACTCCTGCGATCAATCATTATTTACGAAATGATCTTCAGTTCAATAGTGATCTTAAGTACTTTATGTTCGGCCCTGTTCACCCATGGGATCGTAGTGGAAATAATTCCGGAGAGATGCTAAGACAGGCTATGGCGCAAAACCCTAATCTGGATGTTCTAATTCAATCTGGTTACTTTGATGGGGCTACCACCTATTTCAATGCGAAATACAGCATGTGGCAACTTGATCAAAGTGGTAGAATGAAAGATCGTCTTAGTTTTAAAGGTTACCGAAGCGGACATATGATGTACCTGAGAAGCGAGGATCTCCAAAAAGCGAATGATGATCTTCGCGATTTTATCAATAATACGCTGCCAGTAAAGGAGCAGTCGGCTAAATATTAA
- a CDS encoding peptidase M61, translated as MKKFVMGLAAASMLFACKTQKNPQATIEKPVLAQLDLVNVQNDKVWVTVDPAEFKTESTIFNIPKTVPGTYSEDNYGKFTESFKAIDYKGNELSFEKLDDNSYKIEKAANLDKVMYLVNDSFDWEEEGGVYSMAGTNILKNKNFLLNLHGFVGYFDGMTEKKYQLEIVRPEDLVAGTSLTIASTKNSEAGNAKTDVYNLDRYFEVIDNPILYSKPDTTSFMVENMQVLLSVYSPNEKHSAQTLKPGMEKMIRAQKEFLGDINSTDKYAILVYLSEGEGDASNYGALEHHTSTVVVMPESMDASSLDKSMTDIVSHEFFHIITPLGIHSNEVHYFDYNDPKMSKHLWLYEGVTEYFANLFQVNQGLIDNKEFYKRMNQKITTSQRFDDTVPFTVMSEKILTDEYKDSYYNVYLKGALIGMALDIRLRELSGGNMGILDLMKKLNAKYGKDKPFNDDELIPTIVELTYPEIQNFFDQYVTGETPIPYDEFFAKAGIEEQEQMTEVGFFLKGQQPYITANQETKEIVFRGDTEFNTFLKELGVEGGDVMKSVNGEDYSIQNVYELIRKSQEWKEGDDFTMTIVRNEEEMQLKAKVSTPMDTQMTLSEVQNADGDKIELRNAWLKG; from the coding sequence ATGAAAAAATTTGTGATGGGTCTGGCTGCAGCTTCAATGTTGTTCGCTTGTAAGACTCAGAAAAATCCCCAGGCAACTATTGAAAAGCCAGTTCTGGCTCAACTTGATCTGGTAAACGTTCAAAATGACAAAGTATGGGTTACCGTAGACCCGGCAGAATTTAAAACCGAATCTACCATATTCAATATCCCGAAAACTGTTCCCGGAACTTATTCTGAAGATAACTACGGAAAATTTACAGAATCCTTCAAAGCTATTGACTATAAAGGAAACGAATTGAGCTTCGAAAAGCTGGATGATAATAGTTATAAGATTGAAAAGGCGGCAAACCTTGATAAAGTTATGTACCTGGTAAACGACTCTTTCGACTGGGAAGAAGAAGGCGGTGTTTATTCCATGGCAGGAACGAATATTTTAAAGAATAAAAACTTCCTTTTGAATCTTCATGGTTTCGTAGGTTATTTCGACGGAATGACTGAAAAGAAATATCAGCTAGAGATCGTACGTCCTGAAGATCTTGTAGCAGGAACTTCTCTTACTATTGCTTCCACTAAAAATTCTGAAGCAGGAAACGCTAAGACAGATGTTTACAACCTGGATCGGTATTTTGAAGTGATCGATAACCCGATCCTGTATTCAAAGCCAGATACTACCAGTTTCATGGTAGAAAACATGCAGGTTTTACTTAGTGTTTATTCACCAAATGAAAAACATTCGGCTCAGACTTTAAAGCCTGGAATGGAGAAAATGATCCGTGCACAAAAGGAATTTCTTGGCGACATAAACTCTACAGATAAATATGCCATCCTTGTTTACCTTTCCGAAGGTGAAGGAGATGCTTCGAATTATGGAGCTCTGGAACATCATACCTCAACAGTGGTGGTAATGCCTGAGTCTATGGATGCATCTTCTCTGGATAAGAGCATGACCGATATCGTATCGCATGAATTTTTCCATATTATTACGCCACTTGGAATTCATTCTAACGAGGTTCATTATTTCGATTATAATGATCCCAAAATGTCCAAGCATTTATGGCTTTATGAAGGTGTAACAGAATATTTCGCGAATCTATTCCAGGTAAATCAAGGACTTATAGATAACAAGGAGTTCTATAAGCGAATGAATCAAAAAATCACAACTTCACAGAGATTTGATGACACCGTTCCTTTTACCGTAATGAGTGAAAAAATACTTACAGATGAGTATAAAGATTCCTATTACAATGTTTACCTGAAGGGAGCGCTTATAGGAATGGCTCTTGACATCAGGCTAAGGGAACTTAGCGGTGGAAATATGGGAATTCTGGATCTTATGAAAAAATTGAATGCTAAGTACGGGAAAGACAAACCATTTAATGATGATGAATTGATTCCTACGATCGTTGAACTTACATATCCTGAAATTCAGAATTTCTTTGACCAGTATGTTACCGGTGAAACACCAATTCCTTATGACGAGTTTTTTGCAAAGGCTGGAATTGAGGAACAGGAGCAGATGACGGAAGTTGGTTTCTTTCTGAAAGGTCAGCAACCTTACATCACTGCAAATCAGGAAACCAAGGAGATCGTTTTCCGTGGAGATACAGAGTTTAATACTTTCCTGAAGGAGCTTGGAGTTGAAGGCGGTGACGTGATGAAAAGCGTAAATGGTGAGGATTATTCTATTCAGAATGTTTATGAACTTATACGCAAGTCCCAGGAATGGAAAGAAGGCGATGACTTTACCATGACCATTGTTCGAAATGAAGAAGAAATGCAGTTAAAAGCCAAAGTATCTACACCTATGGATACCCAAATGACTTTAAGTGAAGTGCAGAATGCAGATGGTGATAAAATTGAATTGCGAAATGCCTGGTTGAAGGGTTAA